One part of the Vibrio ponticus genome encodes these proteins:
- a CDS encoding DUF3283 family protein — protein sequence MSVNLSLLPADEKNKVELDKQAAFLVWKLKEAKAGPDEIDQQAGKIVDDAERTWFTECVVKYKRLMGVA from the coding sequence ATGTCGGTAAATTTGTCGTTGTTACCCGCAGATGAAAAGAACAAAGTGGAGCTAGATAAGCAAGCTGCGTTTCTTGTGTGGAAGCTGAAAGAAGCCAAAGCAGGACCTGATGAGATTGATCAACAAGCAGGAAAGATCGTCGATGATGCTGAACGTACTTGGTTTACTGAGTGTGTGGTAAAATACAAACGACTTATGGGTGTCGCGTAA
- a CDS encoding DUF2798 domain-containing protein, translating into MNTKQFWLTALMSSFTMALMMSGVLSGYKLGFSSDWSLIWLESFSLAWPCALFLNLTVLPQVRRLAAWITA; encoded by the coding sequence ATGAACACAAAACAATTTTGGCTCACCGCACTAATGTCCTCTTTCACGATGGCGCTAATGATGTCTGGCGTGCTGTCAGGCTACAAGCTTGGCTTTAGCAGTGATTGGTCTCTGATCTGGTTAGAAAGTTTCAGTTTAGCTTGGCCGTGTGCGCTATTTCTCAACCTGACCGTATTACCGCAAGTTCGCCGGTTAGCTGCATGGATAACAGCTTAA
- the thiD gene encoding bifunctional hydroxymethylpyrimidine kinase/phosphomethylpyrimidine kinase, with product MAHTSQTITANSSTHTPIVLTIAGSDSGGGAGIQADIKAISATGSFACSVITAITSQNTQGVSAIFPIPLAHVESQLDAVFTDLNIVAVKIGMLADANIIKVVANKIKQYQPRFLVVDPVMVATSGDLLLEQSAIATLKSELLPLADIITPNLPEGAALTSLAIPQSQAEMNDMISDLRQLGAKAVLLKGGHLEKDLNSNDLLITANRAELISAKRHQTKNTHGTGCTLSSAIASYLAQGNELTEAVKLSKHYISQAIAHADELQVGQGHGPVNHFFAYAAKQ from the coding sequence ATGGCGCACACAAGCCAAACCATTACCGCAAACTCTTCTACTCACACGCCAATTGTGCTCACTATCGCGGGTTCAGACAGTGGCGGCGGCGCAGGAATCCAAGCTGACATCAAAGCCATATCAGCAACGGGCAGCTTTGCTTGTTCCGTAATTACCGCCATCACATCGCAAAACACTCAAGGCGTTTCCGCTATTTTTCCGATCCCATTAGCGCACGTTGAGAGCCAATTAGACGCCGTGTTTACCGATCTCAATATCGTCGCAGTCAAAATCGGTATGCTGGCAGATGCGAATATCATCAAGGTCGTCGCGAATAAAATTAAGCAATACCAACCAAGATTTTTGGTGGTGGATCCGGTGATGGTTGCTACCAGTGGTGACTTGCTGCTTGAGCAATCTGCCATTGCCACCTTAAAAAGCGAACTGCTGCCTTTGGCGGATATTATTACCCCGAATCTTCCTGAAGGCGCGGCTCTGACTTCCCTAGCTATACCTCAATCTCAAGCTGAAATGAATGACATGATCAGCGATCTTCGCCAGCTTGGTGCCAAAGCGGTGCTGCTAAAAGGCGGGCATCTAGAAAAAGATCTTAACAGTAACGATCTGCTGATCACCGCCAATCGAGCTGAATTGATCAGCGCCAAGCGTCACCAAACCAAAAATACCCATGGTACAGGCTGTACCCTCTCTTCTGCTATTGCCTCATACCTTGCGCAAGGCAATGAATTGACCGAGGCGGTTAAGCTCTCTAAACACTACATTTCGCAGGCAATCGCCCACGCTGATGAGCTGCAAGTCGGTCAAGGTCATGGACCTGTGAATCATTTCTTTGCTTACGCCGCAAAGCAGTAA
- a CDS encoding ABC transporter ATP-binding protein — translation MTTQALGVEINHAYLQYQTNVVATLANVNMSIPAGCWTVLLGRSGSGKTTLLRYLAGLLGDSVTLSGEIRSSDDQPFEQRIAYMAQQDLLLPWLNVLDNVCLSAKFTASDQQQMQDKALALLEQVDLAQYANTKPDQLSGGMRQRVALARTLMQDKPLVLMDEPFSALDAVTRHKLQRLAAELLANKTVILITHDPQEAVRLADQLYVLQGTPAQAVKLTVPSTLPPRSLDAECAALQQAILHQLERDYD, via the coding sequence ATGACGACACAAGCTTTGGGCGTGGAAATCAATCACGCCTACTTACAGTACCAAACTAACGTGGTCGCCACGCTAGCCAACGTTAATATGTCGATTCCTGCTGGATGTTGGACTGTATTGTTGGGGCGCAGTGGCAGTGGCAAGACCACACTTTTACGCTATCTTGCTGGATTGCTAGGTGACAGCGTCACTCTTAGTGGTGAGATACGTTCAAGTGATGATCAACCTTTTGAACAACGCATTGCCTACATGGCACAACAAGATTTATTGCTGCCTTGGCTCAACGTGTTAGATAACGTCTGTCTCAGCGCCAAATTTACTGCAAGTGATCAGCAGCAGATGCAAGACAAGGCACTAGCGCTGCTTGAACAAGTCGATCTCGCTCAATATGCCAACACAAAGCCCGATCAATTATCTGGAGGCATGCGCCAACGAGTCGCATTGGCGCGTACCCTGATGCAAGACAAGCCGCTGGTGCTGATGGATGAGCCATTTTCTGCGCTCGATGCGGTTACTAGGCACAAACTACAACGACTTGCTGCTGAATTACTCGCCAACAAAACCGTGATTCTAATCACCCATGATCCACAAGAAGCGGTGCGCTTGGCTGATCAGCTTTATGTACTGCAGGGAACCCCAGCACAAGCGGTCAAGCTTACGGTACCCAGTACCTTGCCGCCAAGAAGTCTCGATGCCGAGTGCGCGGCGCTGCAACAAGCGATTTTACATCAATTGGAGCGCGACTATGACTGA
- a CDS encoding ABC transporter ATP-binding protein has protein sequence MSEHFLQHAFHANPIIQIRNLCVDYITDNGDFNAVKSVSFDIGKGEIFGLAGESGCGKSTIAFAINRLHKPPAFISGGQIHFEGRDILKLPESEFNTIRWSEIAMVFQSAMNSLNPVLPVQEQFADVLRHHQGLSEEQAKKRAEQLLDLVNIPRERLTEYPHQFSGGMRQRLVIAIALSLNPKMIIMDEPTTALDVVVQREILQQIYQLREEFGFSILFITHDLALMTQLCDRIAIMRHGEIVEVNTSKEIRVNPQHAYTQKLWASFPNIHEGKHQTQGAPA, from the coding sequence ATGAGTGAACATTTTTTACAGCATGCTTTTCATGCCAATCCAATCATACAAATACGCAATTTGTGTGTGGACTACATCACCGACAACGGTGATTTTAACGCCGTGAAGTCGGTCAGCTTTGATATCGGCAAAGGTGAAATCTTTGGGCTTGCCGGAGAGTCTGGTTGTGGTAAGAGTACCATTGCTTTTGCTATAAACCGCTTACATAAGCCGCCAGCATTTATCTCAGGGGGACAAATTCACTTTGAAGGTCGTGATATTCTCAAATTGCCTGAGAGTGAATTCAACACCATTCGCTGGAGTGAAATTGCCATGGTATTCCAAAGTGCGATGAACTCACTCAACCCAGTGTTACCCGTGCAAGAACAATTCGCTGATGTACTGCGCCACCATCAAGGTCTAAGTGAAGAGCAAGCGAAAAAGCGCGCCGAACAGCTACTGGATTTAGTCAATATCCCTCGAGAACGTCTCACTGAATATCCTCACCAGTTCAGTGGCGGAATGCGCCAACGGCTCGTTATCGCGATAGCCCTCTCCCTTAACCCCAAAATGATCATCATGGATGAGCCGACGACTGCGCTCGATGTCGTGGTGCAACGAGAGATCTTGCAACAGATCTACCAATTGCGTGAAGAGTTTGGTTTTTCGATTCTGTTTATTACCCACGATCTGGCACTGATGACCCAACTCTGTGATCGTATCGCGATCATGCGTCACGGTGAGATTGTCGAAGTGAATACCTCCAAAGAGATCCGTGTTAATCCGCAACACGCTTATACGCAAAAACTATGGGCATCGTTCCCGAATATCCATGAAGGTAAACATCAAACGCAAGGAGCGCCAGCATGA
- a CDS encoding transcriptional regulator, with product MIKLESWVEAISDWYQNRKHDQDDSLCSLILSVPDSVWGPQVTELQSKAIACWLDGCLRVFHGLRYSNPTKAYQYLQLASSKLQATASQPLAELELRDWSMKRLQHLTVLALEFCNQQPQSQWQQESDNLIESHVQFMAAHNWNEPRKHDQGKASFH from the coding sequence ATGATCAAACTAGAATCTTGGGTAGAAGCGATCTCTGATTGGTACCAAAACCGGAAGCATGATCAAGATGATTCCTTGTGTTCATTGATCCTTTCTGTTCCTGATTCTGTTTGGGGTCCTCAAGTCACCGAACTACAAAGTAAAGCCATCGCCTGCTGGTTAGATGGCTGCCTGCGGGTTTTTCATGGGTTGCGCTACAGCAACCCAACTAAAGCCTACCAATATCTGCAACTGGCTAGCAGTAAGTTGCAGGCAACCGCGAGTCAACCTCTTGCCGAGCTTGAGCTACGAGACTGGTCAATGAAACGCCTCCAACACCTTACTGTACTGGCACTGGAGTTTTGTAATCAACAACCACAAAGCCAGTGGCAACAAGAGTCGGATAACTTGATCGAATCACACGTGCAATTTATGGCAGCGCATAATTGGAATGAACCTCGAAAGCATGATCAAGGCAAAGCTTCATTTCATTGA
- a CDS encoding copper resistance protein NlpE, which produces MKKTLLILASSAFVLAGCQDEAPSEPIGQAPQEQAAQPADAQPLDSVTETVTETVTEGIQTIQSAAESTISAASSTLRPETEQADEPRLTHSARNSLDWEGNYMGTMPCADCSGIATSLTLNFDGTYSYDQVYLGKGEEGEYKSTGEFVWNSKGDTITLSEKDDSQQFFVGENVLMMLDVDGNKVEGAMADNYTLVQQK; this is translated from the coding sequence ATGAAAAAAACACTATTAATATTGGCGAGTTCTGCGTTTGTACTCGCAGGGTGTCAAGATGAAGCGCCAAGTGAACCGATTGGTCAAGCGCCACAGGAACAGGCAGCACAACCAGCCGATGCCCAGCCATTAGATAGCGTGACTGAAACAGTAACTGAAACTGTGACTGAGGGCATTCAAACTATTCAGTCTGCCGCTGAATCAACGATTTCAGCAGCAAGTAGTACTTTAAGACCGGAAACCGAGCAGGCTGATGAGCCGAGATTAACCCACAGTGCGCGCAACTCACTGGATTGGGAAGGCAATTACATGGGGACCATGCCTTGTGCTGATTGCTCTGGAATTGCGACGTCGCTAACTCTGAACTTTGATGGCACCTACTCTTATGATCAAGTTTATTTAGGTAAAGGCGAAGAGGGTGAATATAAGTCGACAGGTGAATTTGTGTGGAACAGCAAAGGTGACACCATTACTTTGTCTGAAAAAGATGATTCACAGCAGTTTTTCGTTGGTGAAAACGTACTGATGATGCTTGATGTTGATGGTAATAAAGTGGAAGGTGCGATGGCGGATAACTACACTTTAGTGCAACAAAAATAA
- a CDS encoding LysR family transcriptional regulator: protein MNSIFGNIDDLYLFCAVVEFGSLQEASRQLRLPISTMSRRLNALEERLNVRLLEKQGRELAATESGIHAFNLFKSGMESIEAAFEQLSEDRQDVEGKIKLALPYNFYRGFAEDVVEEFLQRYPKVQLDLVLSQEQLVPQTDRDLLMTFDLREMEGMIARPLFEAKHGFFASPEYLARVAPITNLEQLREQEWVSVDNIIDLPIYRGDELVEVMSIQPKLVVNDILAVIQAVEKGIGVASLPLRHVKPAAKQNLQQVLPEYNRSNRKAYLVYKQRRYQPRALSLFIEALLQGVKKIW, encoded by the coding sequence ATGAATTCCATATTTGGAAATATTGATGATCTCTATCTGTTTTGCGCAGTCGTTGAGTTCGGCTCGCTACAAGAAGCCTCACGTCAGTTACGTCTACCGATTTCCACTATGTCACGCCGTTTAAACGCGCTAGAAGAGAGGCTTAACGTGAGATTATTGGAGAAACAAGGTCGGGAATTGGCGGCGACAGAATCCGGTATACATGCTTTTAATCTTTTCAAAAGTGGTATGGAAAGTATCGAAGCCGCGTTTGAACAGTTGAGCGAAGATCGCCAAGATGTGGAGGGCAAAATCAAACTCGCCTTACCCTACAATTTCTACCGTGGTTTTGCTGAAGATGTGGTTGAGGAGTTTCTCCAGCGTTATCCGAAGGTACAGCTTGATCTGGTATTAAGCCAAGAGCAGCTTGTCCCGCAAACCGATCGCGATTTGCTGATGACCTTTGATTTGCGCGAGATGGAAGGGATGATTGCCAGACCACTGTTTGAAGCCAAGCACGGCTTTTTTGCCAGCCCAGAATATTTGGCGAGAGTGGCACCAATCACTAACTTAGAACAGCTGCGTGAACAAGAGTGGGTGTCGGTCGATAACATAATCGACTTGCCGATTTATCGCGGAGATGAGCTGGTGGAGGTGATGTCGATTCAGCCCAAACTGGTCGTGAATGATATCTTGGCGGTGATCCAAGCGGTTGAAAAAGGGATTGGCGTCGCCTCTTTGCCCTTGCGCCACGTTAAGCCAGCAGCAAAACAAAATTTGCAGCAAGTGTTACCTGAGTATAACCGCAGCAATCGCAAAGCCTATTTGGTCTATAAACAGCGCCGTTATCAGCCGCGTGCGCTGTCATTATTTATTGAAGCCTTGCTGCAAGGAGTGAAAAAGATTTGGTAA
- a CDS encoding NAD-dependent succinate-semialdehyde dehydrogenase, producing MQLKYPQLFQQHCFINGQWRAATGKQQAITNPSNGEVIGHVPDFGAAEALECVDAAQQAFTLWKQTTADHRADILRRWYELLVEHIDDLATILTLEQGKPFAEAKGEITYAASFVRWYSEEARRAYGEITPSHRPNGKILVTKEPIGVVAVITPWNFPAAMITRKCAPAFAAGCAMVLKPAPETPFTALALAKLAEEAGLPNGLFNVVTGDAIEIGRVFTADKRMRKVSFTGSTNVGKILMNQSAATIKKMALELGGNAPFIVFDDADIDAAVEGAMIAKFRNAGQTCVCANRLFVHDAVYDEFASKLAERVKALKVGDGFAADVTIGPLINANAVAKVRSHVEDALSKGAQILCGNLPQDDSLLVEPFVLTQMQDEMLVADEETFGPLAPLFRFYTEAEVVERANNTDSGLAAYLYTQSLGRAWRVADALEVGMVGINEGLISTAAAPFGGVKESGLGREGSRHGMEEYLEMKYLLMGGLDR from the coding sequence ATGCAGCTTAAGTATCCACAATTGTTCCAACAACACTGTTTTATTAATGGACAGTGGCGCGCAGCGACCGGAAAGCAACAGGCGATTACTAACCCTTCCAATGGTGAGGTGATTGGTCATGTTCCTGATTTTGGGGCAGCAGAAGCGCTAGAATGTGTCGATGCAGCCCAGCAAGCTTTTACCTTGTGGAAGCAGACGACCGCCGATCATCGAGCCGACATTCTACGCAGATGGTATGAGTTATTAGTCGAACATATTGATGATCTCGCGACTATTTTAACCCTTGAGCAAGGTAAGCCATTTGCAGAGGCAAAAGGGGAGATCACCTACGCAGCCAGTTTTGTGCGCTGGTACAGCGAAGAGGCGCGTCGTGCTTATGGCGAAATCACCCCTAGTCATCGTCCAAACGGCAAAATCCTGGTTACTAAAGAACCGATCGGTGTGGTGGCCGTCATCACGCCGTGGAACTTTCCCGCCGCGATGATCACCCGCAAATGTGCACCTGCTTTTGCCGCAGGCTGCGCGATGGTATTAAAGCCCGCACCAGAAACCCCATTCACCGCGCTCGCATTAGCCAAGTTGGCTGAAGAAGCTGGTCTGCCAAATGGCTTGTTTAATGTTGTGACTGGTGATGCGATTGAGATTGGACGCGTGTTTACTGCTGATAAGCGGATGCGCAAAGTGTCGTTCACCGGTTCAACCAATGTCGGCAAGATTTTAATGAACCAGTCAGCCGCAACAATAAAGAAAATGGCGTTGGAGCTAGGCGGCAACGCGCCATTTATCGTATTTGATGACGCAGACATTGATGCGGCAGTTGAAGGGGCGATGATTGCGAAGTTTCGCAATGCAGGGCAGACCTGCGTGTGTGCCAATCGCTTATTTGTTCACGATGCAGTCTATGATGAGTTTGCCAGCAAGCTTGCTGAGCGAGTTAAAGCGCTCAAAGTTGGTGACGGTTTTGCCGCTGATGTCACCATTGGCCCCCTGATTAACGCCAATGCGGTCGCGAAAGTGCGCTCACATGTTGAAGATGCGCTGAGTAAAGGGGCGCAAATACTCTGTGGCAACTTGCCCCAAGACGACAGCTTACTGGTTGAGCCTTTTGTGTTAACGCAAATGCAAGACGAAATGCTGGTGGCAGATGAAGAAACCTTTGGTCCACTTGCTCCGCTATTTCGCTTTTACACTGAGGCAGAGGTGGTGGAACGTGCCAATAATACGGATTCAGGTTTGGCTGCCTATTTGTATACCCAGTCGCTTGGTCGAGCTTGGCGCGTCGCTGACGCTCTCGAAGTCGGCATGGTGGGGATCAATGAAGGTTTAATTTCAACCGCCGCCGCCCCATTTGGTGGCGTCAAAGAGTCCGGGCTTGGGCGCGAAGGTTCGCGTCACGGGATGGAAGAGTATCTCGAAATGAAATACCTGCTGATGGGTGGGTTAGATCGGTAA
- a CDS encoding DUF2955 domain-containing protein produces MTFPSLFQFDQISQRNEALRITLAITVCMVLGKLLNLGSPVYLALYPTIIMTKAKDYSWLGLGKTLAPTLLAASCALVVSNTFSQHPFIIWTISLIFFDWMRRRATTPAKMGAMLMPTFNWILVIVFAQHTSADMTTRIHEILIAMVITTLVCKAAVALFPVASKGKPPVFEETPVNAEQRLLSLALIGIGVGFLLQVEMLSATFCLVPVIAAATQSQADAFRQVVERRFITQVGGCALAFIFTLVLSGHQTNIGLYVILLGSLIFLLASMMAKADFKLRDLHGDALLATMLPIQLYIGANEMGLERTFLRGWQLAVTLGILFTLYTLVTRSRKPA; encoded by the coding sequence ATGACATTCCCTTCCCTATTCCAATTTGATCAAATATCGCAGCGCAATGAGGCGCTGCGTATCACGCTGGCGATTACGGTGTGTATGGTGCTGGGTAAGCTGCTTAACCTTGGATCCCCAGTCTATTTAGCACTCTATCCAACCATTATCATGACCAAGGCGAAAGACTATTCTTGGTTAGGTTTAGGCAAAACCCTAGCGCCAACACTACTCGCGGCAAGCTGCGCTTTAGTGGTGAGCAACACCTTCTCACAACATCCATTTATTATTTGGACCATTAGCCTGATCTTTTTCGATTGGATGCGCCGCAGAGCAACAACCCCCGCCAAAATGGGCGCCATGTTGATGCCAACTTTCAACTGGATTTTGGTGATCGTCTTTGCTCAGCACACCAGCGCCGATATGACCACGCGCATCCATGAAATCTTGATTGCTATGGTGATCACCACACTGGTGTGCAAAGCCGCTGTGGCACTGTTTCCAGTTGCCAGCAAAGGGAAGCCGCCAGTGTTTGAAGAGACACCGGTTAACGCCGAGCAACGGCTATTGTCGCTTGCGCTAATTGGTATTGGCGTTGGTTTTTTACTGCAGGTCGAAATGTTATCCGCCACTTTCTGTCTGGTTCCGGTGATTGCCGCAGCTACCCAAAGCCAAGCCGATGCGTTTCGCCAAGTGGTGGAAAGACGTTTTATCACCCAAGTGGGCGGTTGTGCGCTGGCGTTTATTTTTACCTTAGTGCTGTCTGGTCACCAGACCAACATTGGGCTGTACGTAATCTTACTTGGCAGTTTGATCTTTCTGCTTGCCAGCATGATGGCTAAGGCGGATTTCAAACTGCGTGACCTTCATGGCGACGCCCTACTCGCGACTATGTTGCCAATTCAACTCTATATTGGTGCGAATGAGATGGGCTTAGAGCGTACCTTCCTGCGCGGCTGGCAACTGGCGGTCACACTCGGGATTTTATTTACGCTCTACACACTGGTCACGCGCTCACGTAAACCAGCATGA
- a CDS encoding ATP-binding cassette domain-containing protein, giving the protein MNEPIIQVNDIVKEFNVGGGFSAVERFKALQGVSFNLHKGRTLALVGESGCGKSTCARLITKVYPTTSGEILFKGRNIDEINSRKDLLDYRSKVQMVFQDPFGSLNPTHTIRHHLTRPLKIHKQVTNNAEIPAKLNELIQLVELAPDTLDKYPHELSGGQRQRVNLARALAVGAEVILADEPTSMLDVSIRLGVLNLMQRMKQELGIGFLYITHDLATAHYIAEETAVMYKGQIVEWGDTQSILTNPQHPYTKLLISAVPDPDQPFGHLVESEPNYSQQADEIRATSAIVQHGVRQVGPNHFVKQWDDAA; this is encoded by the coding sequence ATGAACGAACCCATCATCCAAGTTAATGATATCGTAAAAGAATTTAATGTCGGAGGCGGTTTCTCTGCCGTAGAACGTTTTAAAGCGCTGCAAGGGGTGAGCTTTAATCTGCATAAAGGTCGCACGCTGGCGTTAGTGGGTGAATCAGGCTGTGGTAAAAGTACCTGTGCCCGCTTGATCACTAAAGTCTACCCTACCACCAGCGGTGAGATCTTATTTAAAGGGCGTAATATTGATGAGATCAACAGCCGTAAAGATCTCCTCGATTACCGCAGTAAAGTGCAAATGGTATTCCAAGATCCGTTTGGCTCACTCAATCCCACTCATACTATTCGCCACCATTTAACTCGCCCACTGAAGATCCACAAGCAAGTGACAAATAACGCTGAGATCCCAGCGAAATTAAATGAGTTGATCCAACTGGTTGAACTGGCACCCGATACGCTCGATAAGTACCCCCATGAACTGAGTGGTGGTCAACGTCAACGAGTGAACTTAGCCCGCGCACTCGCGGTTGGCGCGGAAGTGATTCTCGCCGATGAACCCACCTCGATGCTCGACGTTTCCATTCGACTTGGGGTACTAAACCTAATGCAACGGATGAAGCAAGAGCTCGGCATTGGCTTTTTGTATATCACTCATGACCTTGCGACAGCCCACTACATCGCGGAAGAGACCGCAGTGATGTACAAAGGGCAGATCGTTGAATGGGGTGATACACAATCCATTTTGACCAATCCACAGCATCCTTACACCAAACTACTGATTTCCGCCGTGCCCGATCCCGATCAGCCATTTGGTCATTTGGTCGAAAGTGAACCAAACTATTCTCAACAAGCGGATGAAATTCGTGCCACCAGCGCCATCGTGCAGCACGGTGTGCGACAGGTTGGTCCAAATCACTTTGTAAAACAGTGGGATGATGCAGCATGA
- a CDS encoding PA3496 family putative envelope integrity protein: MSINSLDHDEMTSIASKWDFTEEVESHKPTSMVKSAEARRRIEALREIRESGLTIEEARELGLLH, translated from the coding sequence ATGTCCATCAATTCTTTAGACCATGATGAAATGACAAGTATTGCAAGTAAGTGGGACTTCACGGAAGAAGTTGAATCACACAAACCTACTTCAATGGTTAAATCAGCTGAAGCTCGTCGCCGCATTGAGGCACTTCGCGAGATTCGTGAAAGCGGCTTAACAATCGAAGAAGCTCGAGAGCTAGGTTTGCTCCACTAA
- a CDS encoding YebC/PmpR family DNA-binding transcriptional regulator, translating into MGRSFEVRKASMAKTAGAKIKVYSKYGKEIYMSAKNGGSDPDMNLSLRHLIAKAKKDQVPAHVIEKALDKANGGGGEDYVPARYEGFSPGGASVIVDCLTDNGNRTFQDVRQCFVKTGAKIGVEGTVSHMFAHQAVFQFKGEDEESVLEALMMADCDVTDIELEDGVITVYAPNTEFFKVKTALNTEYPELTLDVEEITFVPQSYHEIGADDQEKFQKFLDLLEDCDDVQQVYHNAEI; encoded by the coding sequence ATGGGAAGAAGTTTTGAAGTGCGCAAAGCCTCTATGGCGAAAACTGCAGGCGCAAAAATTAAAGTTTATTCCAAATACGGTAAAGAAATTTACATGAGTGCGAAAAACGGTGGTTCAGATCCAGATATGAACCTATCACTTCGTCACCTAATCGCGAAAGCGAAGAAAGACCAAGTACCAGCACACGTTATCGAAAAAGCACTAGACAAAGCTAACGGCGGCGGCGGTGAAGATTACGTACCAGCGCGCTACGAAGGTTTCTCTCCAGGTGGTGCTAGTGTAATCGTTGACTGTCTAACAGATAACGGTAACCGTACTTTCCAAGACGTACGTCAATGTTTCGTGAAAACAGGCGCGAAAATTGGTGTTGAAGGTACTGTATCTCACATGTTCGCTCACCAAGCTGTATTCCAGTTCAAAGGCGAAGATGAAGAGTCAGTACTAGAAGCGCTAATGATGGCTGACTGTGATGTAACGGACATCGAGCTTGAAGACGGTGTGATCACTGTTTACGCGCCAAACACTGAGTTCTTCAAAGTGAAAACGGCTCTAAACACTGAGTACCCAGAGCTTACTCTTGACGTTGAAGAGATCACTTTCGTTCCTCAGTCTTACCATGAAATCGGTGCTGACGATCAAGAGAAATTCCAGAAGTTCCTAGACCTTCTAGAAGACTGTGATGACGTACAACAAGTTTACCACAACGCTGAAATCTAA
- a CDS encoding HlyD family secretion protein, with amino-acid sequence MTEKFYQYLLYTVLSITILFSLFLVAADNIAPFTTQASLHRTIATIAPETSGVIEQVAVKNGQHVQAGETLFRLDDQGYQLKVAQAKAELAQAQQAFLASTQQLNVAKQTLLQKQEQERNAIAKLTRNKALYKKGLTTTQAIEDSELNVKVAKSALLAAQADIMRIEAQLADSDSNAAIQLAKAKLASAELDEQHTHITAQTSGTVTNLQLQPGSYISQGTTALLLINESQAWLSADFNEKGISHLNTNNHAYIAFDAIPGQVFTGHIESQERAIRDSDNSNGQLVDVVNDTRWIREQQKVRVRIVLDDMQPEMAQRLISGSRASVSVQNGSTIIDAISYSWIHLVSLFRYIY; translated from the coding sequence ATGACAGAAAAATTCTACCAATACCTACTTTACACCGTTCTCAGCATCACCATCCTTTTCTCACTCTTCTTGGTGGCTGCTGATAATATTGCCCCTTTTACCACTCAAGCGTCGTTACATCGCACCATCGCGACCATTGCACCCGAAACCTCTGGGGTAATTGAACAGGTCGCGGTGAAAAATGGTCAACACGTACAAGCAGGCGAGACGCTATTCCGCTTAGATGATCAAGGCTATCAGCTCAAAGTTGCCCAAGCCAAAGCAGAATTGGCGCAAGCACAACAAGCATTTCTAGCCAGTACACAACAGCTTAACGTCGCCAAACAAACGCTGCTTCAAAAACAAGAGCAAGAACGCAATGCCATCGCCAAACTGACGCGTAATAAAGCCTTGTACAAGAAAGGACTCACCACCACGCAAGCGATTGAAGACAGCGAACTGAATGTGAAAGTAGCCAAAAGTGCTTTGCTTGCCGCGCAAGCCGACATCATGCGCATCGAAGCGCAATTGGCAGACAGTGACAGCAATGCCGCCATCCAACTGGCTAAAGCGAAGTTAGCCAGTGCCGAGCTCGATGAGCAGCACACTCATATTACGGCGCAAACAAGCGGCACCGTCACCAATTTACAATTACAACCAGGCAGCTACATCAGCCAAGGCACCACCGCTTTACTACTAATAAACGAATCTCAAGCGTGGCTAAGCGCCGATTTCAATGAAAAAGGTATCAGCCACTTAAATACCAACAATCACGCTTATATCGCGTTTGACGCGATTCCAGGTCAGGTTTTCACTGGACATATTGAAAGCCAAGAGCGTGCAATTCGTGATAGTGATAACAGTAATGGTCAGCTGGTTGATGTGGTCAACGATACCCGTTGGATCCGTGAGCAGCAAAAAGTACGCGTGCGTATTGTGCTAGACGATATGCAACCAGAAATGGCGCAGCGCTTAATTTCCGGCTCAAGAGCATCTGTATCGGTACAAAACGGTTCAACCATCATTGATGCAATCAGCTACAGCTGGATCCACCTAGTATCACTGTTCCGTTATATCTACTAA